The DNA window CAGGCCCTTATCGAGGATCAGGCCCGTTTCGCGCGCGGCAGTATTGAGCGCGCGAGCGCCGAGTTCGGCCCCGTGTGGGACGCCGCCTTCGAGCAGCTCTTAGCTCACGTCTACCCCGACCCTGCCGCGATGGGCGATGCGGTCAAGGGTTACGCAGCCTTCGCGGTGGACTCAATGCGCCGCCAACGTCGCTTCGAAAAGGAGCGCGAATACCCTGCCAAGACTTTCGCCGAAGCTGCGCAGGAGGTTTACCTGAACGACGAATACATGCAGACGCAATACCTGCCGGGACTCCTGCTGTCTCACTACCTGTGGTCCCATCACTATCTGCAATTACAGTACTTTCATCGGTTCTTCTTGCCATCGATGGCTAAGCAGGCCCACCCGCGTTTCGCCGAGGTCGGCATCGGCACCGGCGTATACTCGCGCATCGCCTTGCAGACGGTGCCGGCCGCGGAAGGCTTTGGCTACGATTTGAGCCCGGTCTCGGTGCGCTTCACCCGCGCTCACCTCGAGGCCTTTGGGCTGCTAGGTCGCTACAACACGAACTTGCGCGACGTCATCGAGCATCCGCCAGAAGACCAACTGGGCCACGTGATCTGTGTGGAGGTGCTCGAACACCTCGAAGACCCTGTGGCCCTGATGCGAGCCCTGAAAAACATGACTAACTCCGACGGCAAGCTCTTCATCACGGCCGCGCTCAATGCGGCCAATGCCGACCACATCTACCTCTACAGAAATGCCGAGGAGGTACTGGTTCAGGCCGCAGACGCAGGCCTCCACGTGGAGCACTACTACTTCGCCAACGCCTACCCAGCCCCGAATCGGGGTGTGCCCGTGCCGGGCGCGATGGCCATGGTGTGTACTCCGGAGCGCTGAGCCCCATGGCCGATGTCATCCTTGAGGGCGAGTTCGTCACCCTGCGGCCATTATCCGTGGACGATGCATCGCTCACACTTGCGTGGCGTCAAAGTGCGCGCGCGGCCAACTTGAATGCCGCTCCGCAGTGCCTGGAGCAACAAGCGAAATGGATCTCCACGCGACCAGACTCGGAATATAACTTCGTCATTGAGCTAAAAGATGGTCGTCCCGTAGGTATGGTCTCACTAACCGGCATCGACATCACTCACGGGCGTGCTGAGCCCGGACGCTTCTTGATCGGGGATGAAGAGGCAGTCCGCGGGGTGCCGGTAGCGGTCGAGGCTATGAAGCTCGTCTACGAGTTGGCCTTCGTCAAGCTGGGGTTACAACGAGTACATGGGTCCGTCGCGTCCGACAACGTGCTCATGATCAAGTGGCAGAAATTCATGGGTATGACCGAAGAGGGACGGTTGCGAAATCACTATTTCATTAATGGCAAGTTCCAGGACGCGGTAATTTTCGGTTTGCTGGCCGAGGAGTACCGAGTAAGAGCGAAACCCAAGATGGACGTCTTTATCAAGGCGGCGAGGAAGACGAACTGAGTTGCACTTGGTAGCGCCTTCCTGGAAGTCCTCGCTCCGGGCCCCGGCTGGGCAGTGTGGGCAGTTCACCGGTAAGAACATGAGATCCATGGAGTCCAAGTATGAGCAAGCAAGACGCAGTCGAAAGCATCATCTTTCAGGCCCTGCAAACGCTGAACAAGGAGCGTGCCCCCGACGAGCAGATCGACATCGGCCCTGACACGCCCCTCTTCGGTCCCGATGCGCTCTTGAATTCACTGGAGTTGGTGTCGGTCATGGTCGATATCGAGACCCTGTCCGCCGATGAGTTCAGCCAGCCCGTGAGTCTGACCGACGATAAGGCTATGGAGCGCGATCCGGTTCCTTTTGTCAGCGTATCGACCCTGACTGCCTACATGCTCGAACTGCTGGGCGATTGAGCAACGACGATGTCAGTGCGGTACGACGACAAGGTGGTGCTGGTGACTGGCGCACGCCGGGGCCTAGGCGCGGTGATTGCCGATCACTTCGAGCAGCGGGGGGCCCAGGTAGTGGGCTTCAGTCGTCATGTCGATGACGTGCCTAGGTCGGACCGCCGCTTCGACGTGGCGGTGGACGTAGGCGATCCGGGTTCAGTCAGCGGTGGTTTCGAACAAATCCGCAAACGCTTCGGCAAGCTGGATATCTGCGTCAACAACGCCGCTGTGCTGACTTCGCAGTACGCGATGATATTGCCGGCCGCTTCAGCCAGAGCGATGGTGGACACCAACCTCGTAGGTGCGTTCCTGGTTTCGCGCGAGGCTGCGAAGCTCATGCGCAAAGGTAAATGGGGCCGCATCGTCGGCGTCAGCTCGATGGCTGTGAGCCTCGAGCCCATGGGCGACTCGGTCTATGCTGCGACTAAGGCTGCAATCACCACCCTCGCCAACGTCATGGCGAAGGAACTGGCCACAACGAACATCACTTGCAACACGATGGGCATCACGGCCTTCGAAACTGACATGTTGAGGCAGCTGCCTCGCGATAAGGTCGATGCCGTGATCGCCGCTCTGCCGCTTGCGCGCATGGCCACACGTCAAGATGTGGCGCATGTGCTCGATTTCTTCTGCGGACCCGGCAGCGAGTGCATCACCGCACAAACGGTGTACTTGGGCGGGGTGCATTGAGATGGTTGCGTCGCGCTCGAACACGATTGACGGGGAGCA is part of the Mycobacterium mantenii genome and encodes:
- a CDS encoding class I SAM-dependent methyltransferase, which gives rise to MKTLYDANDPTSPALAEPKGNSLIGIDEDGIQPMTREYTQAAQALIEDQARFARGSIERASAEFGPVWDAAFEQLLAHVYPDPAAMGDAVKGYAAFAVDSMRRQRRFEKEREYPAKTFAEAAQEVYLNDEYMQTQYLPGLLLSHYLWSHHYLQLQYFHRFFLPSMAKQAHPRFAEVGIGTGVYSRIALQTVPAAEGFGYDLSPVSVRFTRAHLEAFGLLGRYNTNLRDVIEHPPEDQLGHVICVEVLEHLEDPVALMRALKNMTNSDGKLFITAALNAANADHIYLYRNAEEVLVQAADAGLHVEHYYFANAYPAPNRGVPVPGAMAMVCTPER
- a CDS encoding GNAT family N-acetyltransferase, which produces MADVILEGEFVTLRPLSVDDASLTLAWRQSARAANLNAAPQCLEQQAKWISTRPDSEYNFVIELKDGRPVGMVSLTGIDITHGRAEPGRFLIGDEEAVRGVPVAVEAMKLVYELAFVKLGLQRVHGSVASDNVLMIKWQKFMGMTEEGRLRNHYFINGKFQDAVIFGLLAEEYRVRAKPKMDVFIKAARKTN
- a CDS encoding SDR family NAD(P)-dependent oxidoreductase, producing MSVRYDDKVVLVTGARRGLGAVIADHFEQRGAQVVGFSRHVDDVPRSDRRFDVAVDVGDPGSVSGGFEQIRKRFGKLDICVNNAAVLTSQYAMILPAASARAMVDTNLVGAFLVSREAAKLMRKGKWGRIVGVSSMAVSLEPMGDSVYAATKAAITTLANVMAKELATTNITCNTMGITAFETDMLRQLPRDKVDAVIAALPLARMATRQDVAHVLDFFCGPGSECITAQTVYLGGVH